Sequence from the Ornithinimicrobium humiphilum genome:
GCCGACCTACACCGTCACGGAGGCCTCGGGCGGCCACGGGGCGGAGACCGGCGAGACGTCGGCGGCGGTCGAGGCCGGCTCCTCGTCGGCGCTCGGCTGGGTCGGGGCGCTGCTCGGTCTGGTCGGCGCGGTGCTCGGGGCCGTGGCCTTCCAGCGCACCCGCTCGACCGCCCGCTCGTGACCTCCTGGTCCGCTCACCAGTCCCGCCCGGCCCTCGTGGCCGGGTGGGGCCGGACCCTCGGGCCGGTCGTCGCGGTGCTCGTCCTCGTCCTGCTCACCTGGTGGGCACCGGCCGGGTCGGCCCACGACCGGCTGCTGTCCTCGGAGCCGGACCAGGGCCAGGTGCTCGAGACCGTCCCCGAGGCCATCGAGCTGACCTTCAGCGACGTCCCGGTGCCCCTGGGCTCGCAGGTGGTCGTCGAGGGGCCCGACGGCCGCGACTGGGCGACCGGGGACCTGCAGGTCGTCGACACGGTCGTCCACCAGCCCGTCGACCCGGCCGCCCCCGCGGGCGACTACACCGTCCGCTGGCGGGTGACGTCCTCCGACGGACACCCGATCACCGGCACGGTCGAGTTCTCGACCCGCTCCGGAGGAGCGCCTTCTGGGGCCGCTGACCAGGGCGTGACCGTCGGGGCCGTGGACGCCGAGCCCGGCGGCGGGGGCCCGAGGCTCGTCGTGGCGGGCGCCGCGGTCCTGGTCGTGCTCGCAGGCGCCGTCGCCCTCGTGCTGCGGAGCCGGGCCCGGGCCTGACGCGCGCCGGGCCGGGGACCCGCCCGACCTCGCCGACCTCGAGGGTGCACGTGCACCCTCGAGGTCGGTGGCCCCGGGCGTGCTCCGGCCTGCGGGCGGGCGTCGCGCGCCAGGGGTATGTCGTGAGCCGCTCGGGGCGCTCCGCCCTCAGCGAGGTAGGTCGCGCCGCCGCAGCCCGACGACGCCCGCCGCGCTCAGCAGCACCGCCAGTGCCGCCATGACCAGCAGCGGCGTCCACGCCAGGTCGACGCCCGGCACGAGGGGCGTGCGCGCGAGCGGCGCGAGCCCGGCGGCCCAGTCCGGCAGGTCGAGCAGGCCGCCCAGCCAGACGACCAGGCCCGACCACAGGACCGGCGCCCAGGCCAGGGCCGACCAGCGCGGCAGCAGGCCCACGAGGGCGACCGCCACGGCGCCGTGCAGCAGGGTGGCCGGCACGTAGGCGAGCGACGCGGCCGTCAGCTCGACGACCCAGCCGGCGTCGCCGGTGGCGAGCATCACGCCGACGCCGACGCCCAGCCCGAGCAGCACGAGCGCGGCCAGGGCCCAGAGCGTGACGGTCGCGCACCAGCCGGCGAGCACCGCGGTGCGCGAGCTGCCCGACACCAGCAGACCCTCCAGGCGGCCCGCCTGCTCCTCGCCCCGCAGCTGCAGCACGCCCCAGACCAGCAGGGCCGGCGGCCCGATGCCGAGGATCGAGAGCATCACGGCCGCGAACGAGCGGGTGAGGTCGGCGAGGTCGATCTCGACCCAGTCCGTGATGGCGGGCATCTCCTCGACCATCCCGTCCAGCGCCGTCGCGAGCGTGCCGAAGGCCACGGCGAAGAGCACCAGCCCGATGGCCCAGGCGACGAACGTCCCGGCCGTCAGACGCCAGGCCAGCCCGGCGGGGGAGAGCAGTGAGGCCCGCGCTCCCGCAGGGCCGGGGCTCGGGGGCCGCAGCCCGGCCCCCAGGTCGCGGCGGCGGGCCAGCGACGCGGCCAGCACCAGCAGCACCACGGTCGCCACGACGGGCAGGACCAGCGGCCACCACCGGAGGTCGACGTAGAGGCGCGTCTGCTGCGCCCACGCGAAGGGGGAGAACCACGACAGCCACGAGCCCTGGCTGTCGATCACGTCGCCCACGCCGCGGACGAGGAAGGCCAGCGCGACGGCGCCCAGCCCGGCTCCGGACGCCGCCCGGGCGTGCTCGGTGACCTGGGCCGCGACCGCCGCGACCCCGCCGAAGACCATGCCGGTCAGGCCGGCGGCGACGGCGAACGCCACGGAGTCGACCGGCTCCATCCCCGTCCCGACGAGGGCCGCGGCGACCGAGAGGGCCACGGCCAGGTTGGCGACGGCGACGGTGACCAGCGCGGCCGTGGGCGGGGCGAGGCGCCCGACGGGCAGGGCCCGGACCACCTCCAGGCGGCCGGACTCCTCCTCGGCGCGGGTATGCCGCACCGCCAGCAGGACGCTCATCACCGCCGCGGGCGCGAAGATCCACAGCGAGAGCTCGTTGGCGACCATCGCCCCGAAGGTGTAGTCGTCGAGGGCGAACGCCGGACCGGTCATGAGCACCGCTGCCGGGTTGTCCATGAGCGCGGCGCGGGCCTGCAACGACTCCGCGGTGGGGTAGGTCGCCTCGAGGGAGGCGACCGAGCCGGCCACGAGGGCGAGGAAGGACAGCGCCCACGCCGGGATGCGGACCCGGTCGAGGCGCAGCATCAGCCGCACCAGCCACCCGGTCCCGGCGAACGGCTCGACGGCACCGGGCGGCTCCCGGTGCCGCGGGGCGGCCGTGGTCGGGGCGGTCGTGGTCGCGGTGCTCATGCCACCGGCTCCCGCTCGCGGAGGTCGTCGCCGTAGTGCCGCAGGAAGAGCTCCTCGAGCGACGGGGGCGTGATCGTCAGGTCGGTCACGGCCAGCTCGGCCAGCCGGGGGAGCAGGGCGGTGACGTGGACGTCGTCGACGTCGAGGCGCAGCCGCCCGTCCTCGGCCGTGAGGTTGTGCACCCCCGGGGCGGCCGTGAGGGCGGACGGGTCCGCACCGGGCGGCAGCGTGGCGGTGACCGCGGACCGCGTGAGGTGGCGCAGGTCGGCGAGCGTGCCGGTCTCGACGTCGCGCCCGGCTCGGATGATCGTCACGGTGTCGCAGAGCTTCTCGACCTCGGCCAGGATGTGGCTGGAGAGCAGGACCGTGCGGCCCTCGTCGCGCAGCCGGCGCACCTCGTCGGTGAAGACCGCCTCCATGAGCGGGTCGAGGCCGGAGGTCGGCTCGTCCAGCAGGTAGAGCTCGACGTCGGCCGCGAGCGCCGCGACCAGGGCGACCTTCTGCCGGTTGCCCTTCGAGTAGGTGCGGGTCCTGCGGGTGGGGTCGAGCTCGAAGCGCTCGAGCAGTTCCTGCCGACGCTGCCGGTGCCGGGCGTCGCGCTGCCCGCGGGTGAGCACGTCGATGACCTCGCCGCCGGTGAGGCCCGGCCACAGGCTGGTGTCGCCGGCGACGTAGGCCAGCCGGCGGTGCAGCGGTACGGCGTCGTGCCAGGGGTCGAGCCCCAGCACGCGGGCGGTGCCGGAGTCGGCCCGCAGCAGGCCGAGCAGCACGCGGATCGCGGTGGACTTGCCCGCCCCGTTGGGGCCCAGGAAGCCGGCGACCTCGCCGGTCCGCACGGTGAGGGAGAAGCCGTCGAGCGCGCGGGTGGCGCCGAAGGTCTTGGTGAGGTCGCGGACCTCGATGGCGTGCTCGGTCATGGTCCTGCTCCTTCGTCGGGCGGGAGGGTGGCGAGAAAGGCGTCGAGCATCGAGCGGTCGGTGAGCAGCGGCTCGGTGTAGAGCTCGAGGGCGGGGCCGAGGACCAGGAGGGAGTAGTCGCGCAACCAGCGGGGCAGCTCCTCGAGGTCGAGGTGCTCCTGCTGGGCCGGCAGCTGCAGGAGCAGCGAGCCCAGCGACTGCTCGACCATCATCCGGGCCCGCTCCTGGGGGAACCGGCTGGGCCGCACCAGACCGGCGGCCTCGCCACGGCGCAGGTAGTCGACGGCGTCCGCGACGACCGCGTCGACGAAGGCGCGCTGGCGCGGCCCCCCGGACTGCAGGACGCGTAGCACGTAGCCGACGGACGCGGCATACCCCTCGATCTGCGCGAGCTGCACGAGCAGCGTGGCGCCGCCGCCGGAGGCCTCGTCGGTGAGCAGCTCGGTCTTGGCGTCGTGGATCTGCACGAGCACGTGCTCGTCGCACGCCTCGCGCAGGCGCTCGCGGGAGCCGAAGTGGTGCAGGATCAGCCCCGCGCTGACGCCGGCGTCGGCCGCGATGGTCCGCAGCGGGGCGCCGGTGCCGTCCTGGGCGAAGCGCCGCACCGCGGCCTGCAGGATGCGGGCCCGGGCGGTCAGGTCGGCGCTCGGTGTTGAACGCATGTTCAGCACGCTACACGCGTGTTCAGCCCACGTCTACGGAGTCATCATAGGGAGAGAGGGAGGGACGGGCCCGCGGCCCCGCGCGTCAGGCCTTGCGGGCGTGCTTCGCGGCGATCTGCTTGAGGGTGCTGCTGTCGAGGCCGGGCTGCGGCAGGAAGACGGCCTCGCGGTAGTAGCGGAGCTCGGCGATGCTGTCGAGGATGTCGCCGAGGGCGCGGTGGCCGCCGATCTTGGCGGGGGAGGCGTAGTAGGCGCGGGGGTACCACCGTCGGGCGAGCTCCTTGATGGAGGAGACGTCGATGATCCGGTAGTGCAGGTGCGACTCGAGCTCGGGCATGTCGCGGGCGAGGAAGACACGGTCGGTGCTGACGGTGTTGCCGCCGAGCGGGGCCTTGCGGCCCTCGGGCACGAAGGAGCGGACGTAGTCGAGGACCTGGGCCTGGGCGTCCTCGAGCGTCGTGCCGGACTCCAGCTGCGGCAGCAGGCCCGAGCGGGTGTGCATGTCGCGGACGAAGTCGCCCATCTGGTCCAGAGCCTCCTGGGGAGGCTTGATGACCACGTCGACGCCCTCACCAAGGATGTTCAGCTCGGAGTCGGTGACCAGGCAGGCCACCTCCACGAGCGCGTCGGCCTCGGTGTCGAGGCCCGTCATCTCGCAGTCGATCCACACGATCCGCTCGTCACTCACGCTCCGAGCCTAGTTCCCCGCGGCGCGCGATAATGTCGCGGCCATGCTCCCGCCGCCTCATCAGCCCCCGACGGGTGCGCCCCACCCGCCCTCCACCGGCCCCTCCGCGGGGACCTCGGGCGGGTCCTGGCAGGGTGTGCTCGCCTTCCAGCCCGACGCCCCGGTGCCGCCCAACGCGACCCATCGGCCGAGGCTGCGCGGGTTCGTCGTCACGGGCGTCGTCGTCACCCTCTTCGGGCTGGCGGCGCTGGTGATGGGCCTCATCGTCTACGACGTGATCGGCCTGGCCGCGGCGGGCCTGGCGATGCTCACGGCCTCGATCGCGATCGGCATCGTCGTGCCGACCTTCCTGTGGATCGACCGGCTGGAGGCCGAGCCCGCGCGCCTGCTGTGGTTCGCCTTCCTCTGGGGCGCGCTCATCTCGACCCTCGGCGCGATCGTGCTCAACCAGCTCGGCGTCGACTTCGTCGCGGGCCTCGACCAGGACCCCATGGTGGTGGGCGCGGTCGTGCTGGCGCCGCTGACCGAGGAGTTCGCCAAGGGGCTGGGCGTGCTGCTGATCTTCTGGCGGGCGCGCCGGGAGTTCAACGGCGTCACCGACGGCATCGTCTACGCCGGCCTGGTCGCCGCGGGCTTCGCCTTCGTCGAGAACATCCTCTACCTCGGCCAGGCCTACGTGGAGATGGGCACCGCCGGGCTGGTCGGGCTCTTCGTCATGCGCTGCCTGGTCAGCCCGTTCGCCCACCCGATGTTCACGGTCTGCTTCGGCCTGGCCCTGGGCCTGATCACGCACCGCCGCCGCTGGTCCGCCGCGTGGATCCCGCTGCTCGGCTTCGTCTCGGCCGTCTTCCTGCACGGGCTGTGGAACTACAGCGCGGTCGTCGCGGCCGACGCCTACCTGCTGATCTTCGCCGTCGTGCAGGTGCCGCTCTTCATCGCCTTCCTCTTCCTGCTGCGCTGGGCCCGCCGCCGGGAGTCGGTGATCCTGCGCGACACCCTCACCGGCTACGGCATCAACGGCTGGTTCACCCCGGCCGAGGTCGCGATGCTGGCCAGCCCGGGCGAGCGCCGCCGCGCCCGCCGCTGGGCGCGCAGCGTGGGCGGGCGCCGGGCCGCTGCCGCGATGACGTCCTTCCAGGACGAGAGCGGCGAGCTGGCGATGGTGCGCAAGCACCTCAACGCCGAGGCGGGCCACCCCGACCCGGAGTGGCTGGGGCGCGAGCAGCGGCTGCTGCAGACGATCGTCGCGCACCGGCGCGTGTTCGTCGCCGGTGCGTGACGGCATACCTGCGGGGCGCCCCCGGCAGGACTCGAACCTGCAACCTACGGATTAGAAGGCCGGTGCTCTATCCATTGAGCTACGGGGGCAGACGAGCAGAGTGTAGAGGGGTCGGAGCGGCGGACTAGGATCGCCCGCATGCCGGGACCTTCGCCTGACCGGGCCGGCGGGGCCGAGG
This genomic interval carries:
- a CDS encoding ABC transporter ATP-binding protein, encoding MTEHAIEVRDLTKTFGATRALDGFSLTVRTGEVAGFLGPNGAGKSTAIRVLLGLLRADSGTARVLGLDPWHDAVPLHRRLAYVAGDTSLWPGLTGGEVIDVLTRGQRDARHRQRRQELLERFELDPTRRTRTYSKGNRQKVALVAALAADVELYLLDEPTSGLDPLMEAVFTDEVRRLRDEGRTVLLSSHILAEVEKLCDTVTIIRAGRDVETGTLADLRHLTRSAVTATLPPGADPSALTAAPGVHNLTAEDGRLRLDVDDVHVTALLPRLAELAVTDLTITPPSLEELFLRHYGDDLREREPVA
- a CDS encoding PrsW family intramembrane metalloprotease, with product MLPPPHQPPTGAPHPPSTGPSAGTSGGSWQGVLAFQPDAPVPPNATHRPRLRGFVVTGVVVTLFGLAALVMGLIVYDVIGLAAAGLAMLTASIAIGIVVPTFLWIDRLEAEPARLLWFAFLWGALISTLGAIVLNQLGVDFVAGLDQDPMVVGAVVLAPLTEEFAKGLGVLLIFWRARREFNGVTDGIVYAGLVAAGFAFVENILYLGQAYVEMGTAGLVGLFVMRCLVSPFAHPMFTVCFGLALGLITHRRRWSAAWIPLLGFVSAVFLHGLWNYSAVVAADAYLLIFAVVQVPLFIAFLFLLRWARRRESVILRDTLTGYGINGWFTPAEVAMLASPGERRRARRWARSVGGRRAAAAMTSFQDESGELAMVRKHLNAEAGHPDPEWLGREQRLLQTIVAHRRVFVAGA
- a CDS encoding TetR family transcriptional regulator produces the protein MRSTPSADLTARARILQAAVRRFAQDGTGAPLRTIAADAGVSAGLILHHFGSRERLREACDEHVLVQIHDAKTELLTDEASGGGATLLVQLAQIEGYAASVGYVLRVLQSGGPRQRAFVDAVVADAVDYLRRGEAAGLVRPSRFPQERARMMVEQSLGSLLLQLPAQQEHLDLEELPRWLRDYSLLVLGPALELYTEPLLTDRSMLDAFLATLPPDEGAGP
- a CDS encoding copper resistance CopC family protein, encoding MTSWSAHQSRPALVAGWGRTLGPVVAVLVLVLLTWWAPAGSAHDRLLSSEPDQGQVLETVPEAIELTFSDVPVPLGSQVVVEGPDGRDWATGDLQVVDTVVHQPVDPAAPAGDYTVRWRVTSSDGHPITGTVEFSTRSGGAPSGAADQGVTVGAVDAEPGGGGPRLVVAGAAVLVVLAGAVALVLRSRARA
- the orn gene encoding oligoribonuclease is translated as MSDERIVWIDCEMTGLDTEADALVEVACLVTDSELNILGEGVDVVIKPPQEALDQMGDFVRDMHTRSGLLPQLESGTTLEDAQAQVLDYVRSFVPEGRKAPLGGNTVSTDRVFLARDMPELESHLHYRIIDVSSIKELARRWYPRAYYASPAKIGGHRALGDILDSIAELRYYREAVFLPQPGLDSSTLKQIAAKHARKA
- a CDS encoding ABC transporter permease, with product MSTATTTAPTTAAPRHREPPGAVEPFAGTGWLVRLMLRLDRVRIPAWALSFLALVAGSVASLEATYPTAESLQARAALMDNPAAVLMTGPAFALDDYTFGAMVANELSLWIFAPAAVMSVLLAVRHTRAEEESGRLEVVRALPVGRLAPPTAALVTVAVANLAVALSVAAALVGTGMEPVDSVAFAVAAGLTGMVFGGVAAVAAQVTEHARAASGAGLGAVALAFLVRGVGDVIDSQGSWLSWFSPFAWAQQTRLYVDLRWWPLVLPVVATVVLLVLAASLARRRDLGAGLRPPSPGPAGARASLLSPAGLAWRLTAGTFVAWAIGLVLFAVAFGTLATALDGMVEEMPAITDWVEIDLADLTRSFAAVMLSILGIGPPALLVWGVLQLRGEEQAGRLEGLLVSGSSRTAVLAGWCATVTLWALAALVLLGLGVGVGVMLATGDAGWVVELTAASLAYVPATLLHGAVAVALVGLLPRWSALAWAPVLWSGLVVWLGGLLDLPDWAAGLAPLARTPLVPGVDLAWTPLLVMAALAVLLSAAGVVGLRRRDLPR